From Pseudomonas sp. G.S.17, the proteins below share one genomic window:
- a CDS encoding DUF1127 domain-containing protein — MNGFSDVRLALYSQELSEGQAVVVKTACAPKLSRWALYGHRWTSRKVLLNLTRDELQDIGITPGQARTEGLKPFWRE, encoded by the coding sequence ATGAACGGGTTCAGTGATGTGCGGTTGGCGCTTTACAGCCAGGAACTGAGTGAAGGGCAAGCCGTTGTCGTCAAGACAGCCTGCGCACCCAAGCTGAGTCGCTGGGCACTGTATGGCCATCGCTGGACGTCACGCAAAGTGCTGCTGAACCTGACCCGGGATGAATTGCAGGATATTGGCATCACGCCGGGGCAGGCCAGGACGGAAGGGTTGAAGCCGTTCTGGAGAGAGTGA